The proteins below come from a single Borreliella afzelii genomic window:
- the fliW gene encoding flagellar assembly protein FliW, with the protein MTNENSIGIEFDFPEGILGFENIKTFIIKDSKHKPFSIMQSINKDVSFLVTSPFNFLNEYLPNIEEKDWSDIDAKAEDEKVILCIINMHVNDYKDITANLKAPIIINKKKLLGKQAICTNEKYSLRHKVFKE; encoded by the coding sequence ATGACAAATGAAAACAGCATAGGTATAGAATTCGATTTCCCTGAAGGAATACTTGGATTTGAAAACATTAAAACATTTATAATAAAAGACTCTAAGCATAAGCCTTTTTCTATTATGCAATCCATCAATAAAGACGTCAGTTTTTTAGTAACATCTCCTTTTAATTTTTTAAACGAATACTTGCCAAATATCGAGGAAAAAGATTGGTCAGACATTGATGCAAAAGCAGAAGATGAAAAAGTTATACTATGCATAATCAATATGCATGTCAATGATTACAAAGACATTACAGCTAACCTAAAAGCACCAATCATAATAAACAAAAAAAAATTACTTGGAAAACAGGCTATATGCACAAATGAAAAATACTCCCTACGCCATAAAGTTTTCAAGGAATAA
- a CDS encoding tetratricopeptide repeat protein, with translation MLNEKILDALEDLSKISDDQLLDVTEKSKRGYQLIKEERLSEAESLFSNILEKDNENNYALVGLGDIERKKNNYDKAIVYYQRCLIKHPNNNYALFGLGDCYRNLDNYKKATDIWEEYLKYDPENITVLTRVASSYRKLKNFQKSKQTYLKVMELMPENDYALVGIGHLYYDFKEYKEALKYWLKMYELNQSKVDVRVLTSIGNCYRKLREFTRGIYFFKKALEISPSNFYAIFGLADCYRGNKEYKEALKYWLDIIEKDPKNNLVLTRVGDAYRYLNDYENAQIYYKKALDVDFDMFAILGLALIQKEQGKYEEALIAIKSLIKNNPKNSALYVSAAECYEALGQIGNAVDILSSFLHLGMKNIIVIDYLTALRKKME, from the coding sequence ATGTTAAATGAAAAAATTTTGGATGCTTTAGAGGATCTCTCAAAGATTTCTGATGATCAACTTCTTGATGTTACTGAAAAATCAAAAAGAGGATATCAGTTGATTAAAGAAGAAAGACTTTCTGAAGCAGAAAGTTTGTTTTCTAACATCCTTGAAAAGGACAATGAGAACAATTATGCTCTTGTTGGGCTTGGGGATATTGAAAGGAAAAAGAATAATTACGATAAAGCAATAGTTTATTATCAAAGATGCCTTATAAAGCATCCAAACAATAATTATGCTCTTTTTGGACTTGGAGATTGTTACAGAAATTTGGATAATTATAAAAAAGCTACAGACATATGGGAAGAGTATTTAAAATATGATCCTGAGAATATAACGGTTTTAACAAGAGTTGCGTCGTCTTACAGGAAATTAAAAAATTTTCAAAAATCCAAGCAAACGTATCTTAAAGTAATGGAATTAATGCCTGAGAATGATTATGCGCTTGTAGGGATTGGCCATTTGTATTACGACTTTAAAGAATATAAAGAGGCTTTAAAGTATTGGCTTAAAATGTATGAATTAAATCAATCCAAGGTTGATGTTAGAGTATTAACTTCAATTGGCAATTGTTATCGTAAGCTAAGGGAATTTACCAGAGGGATTTATTTTTTTAAAAAAGCCTTAGAAATTTCACCCAGCAATTTTTATGCTATTTTTGGACTTGCTGATTGTTATAGGGGAAATAAGGAGTATAAAGAGGCTTTAAAATATTGGCTTGATATTATCGAAAAAGATCCAAAAAATAATTTGGTTCTCACAAGAGTAGGAGATGCTTATCGCTATTTGAATGATTATGAAAATGCTCAAATTTATTATAAAAAGGCCCTTGATGTTGATTTTGATATGTTTGCTATACTTGGACTTGCTCTTATTCAAAAGGAGCAAGGTAAATATGAAGAAGCATTAATAGCGATTAAAAGCTTAATAAAAAACAATCCCAAAAATTCAGCATTATATGTGAGTGCTGCTGAATGTTATGAAGCATTGGGTCAGATTGGAAATGCTGTTGATATTTTATCAAGCTTTTTACATCTTGGCATGAAAAATATTATTGTTATTGACTACCTTACAGCTCTTAGGAAAAAAATGGAATGA
- a CDS encoding TatD family hydrolase, with the protein MMNCVLETEKSIFFDKLIDTHVHFYELKKRSLDVNYIINECFKNGFSYFLDVGLHPDDFNSRKDLLSSYSNVFLTAGIHPLNLGDNFKDDIKQLEKILISENVVAVGEIGLDYFKADNKRLQIKVFEEQLYLAGRYKKPVILHIRDAYDDAYNIVKSLNFLNRGILHCYSGSYEHAKKFIDLGFKVSFSGNITFKNAEPLRIVVGKLNANDLLIETDSPFLAPVPLRGKINSPLFLGYVCLEIARIKNCSANDIAIAVYNSFKDLLLLH; encoded by the coding sequence ATGATGAACTGTGTACTTGAAACTGAAAAATCTATTTTTTTTGATAAATTAATAGATACTCATGTTCATTTTTATGAATTAAAGAAAAGATCTTTAGATGTCAATTATATTATTAATGAATGTTTTAAAAACGGCTTTTCTTATTTTCTTGACGTTGGTTTACATCCCGATGATTTTAATAGTAGAAAAGATCTTTTAAGCTCATATTCTAATGTGTTTTTAACAGCAGGTATTCATCCTTTAAATTTAGGTGATAATTTTAAAGATGATATCAAACAGCTTGAAAAGATTTTAATTAGTGAAAATGTTGTTGCCGTTGGCGAGATAGGTCTTGATTATTTTAAGGCAGATAACAAGAGATTGCAAATCAAAGTTTTTGAAGAGCAATTATATTTGGCTGGTAGATATAAAAAGCCAGTTATTTTACATATAAGAGATGCTTATGATGATGCCTATAATATTGTAAAGTCTTTAAATTTTTTAAATAGGGGTATATTACATTGTTATTCAGGAAGTTATGAGCATGCTAAAAAATTTATTGATTTGGGATTTAAAGTTTCTTTTTCAGGTAATATAACTTTTAAAAATGCAGAACCTTTAAGGATTGTTGTTGGAAAATTAAATGCTAACGATCTTTTAATAGAAACGGATAGTCCTTTTTTAGCCCCAGTGCCGTTAAGAGGTAAAATAAATTCCCCCTTGTTTTTAGGATATGTATGTCTTGAGATTGCAAGGATTAAGAATTGCTCTGCTAATGATATTGCTATTGCCGTATACAATAGCTTTAAAGATCTTTTATTGTTACATTAA
- the tsaB gene encoding tRNA (adenosine(37)-N6)-threonylcarbamoyltransferase complex dimerization subunit type 1 TsaB produces MVNALAFEYSYKALIVYCRINNKNFSLVELKSNFNFSIPKIFNNFVIKNDIDLNQIKLIINSCGPGSFTGLRVSLSFVKGLALGLSIPFVNISTLDVFANLFKDSSSVIVLTFTAGKYFLGHYKNLELVGKILCFSKEDLFEYLGQIDSNSVLTGYNLENVCKEFNYKFKIIENLSSFGRILTELGIAKYLKNRKSDDILSGPLYIRQSDAEINFHS; encoded by the coding sequence ATGGTTAATGCGCTTGCATTTGAATATTCATATAAAGCATTGATAGTTTATTGTAGAATTAACAATAAGAATTTTTCATTAGTTGAGCTTAAATCAAATTTTAATTTCAGTATTCCAAAAATTTTCAATAATTTTGTAATTAAAAATGACATTGATCTTAATCAAATTAAATTAATTATAAATTCTTGTGGTCCTGGTTCTTTTACTGGTCTTAGAGTTAGTTTGAGTTTTGTAAAAGGCCTTGCTTTAGGTCTTTCTATTCCTTTTGTCAATATTTCTACATTGGATGTTTTTGCAAATTTATTTAAAGATAGTTCTAGTGTAATTGTATTAACTTTTACTGCTGGCAAATATTTTCTTGGGCATTATAAAAATCTCGAATTGGTAGGTAAGATTTTGTGTTTTTCTAAGGAAGATTTGTTTGAATATCTAGGGCAGATTGATTCAAATTCAGTGCTTACTGGTTACAATCTTGAGAATGTTTGTAAGGAATTTAATTATAAATTTAAAATCATTGAAAATTTGAGTTCGTTTGGAAGAATTTTAACAGAACTTGGGATAGCTAAATACTTAAAAAATCGTAAAAGTGATGATATTTTATCGGGACCTCTTTACATAAGACAAAGTGATGCAGAGATTAATTTTCATTCTTAA
- the prfA gene encoding peptide chain release factor 1, with protein MFLEKLNSATSRIKSIEEKLQDINLIKNQKKYSKIIKEYTYLEKINTKKIEYENILNQINDNKTILEKEEQQEMKELIKQELIDLDKKKENLEHEIKILLLPQDENDSKNIIIEIRAGTGGEEAALFANNLYSMYIKYSEKKKWKTEIINFNETELGGFKEIIFEIKGKDVFKKLKYESGVHRVQRIPITESNGRLQTSAATVAVLPNIEETEIDINEKDLRIDVYRSSGAGGQHVNTTDSAVRITHLPTGIVVQCQNERSQHKNKDQAMKILRARLYEFEDSKKQEQRSNNRKQQVGSGDRSERIRTYNFPQNRITDHRANITLYKLEEFMQGELDQLLDPLTIELQEQTLKSNNI; from the coding sequence ATGTTTTTAGAAAAATTAAATTCAGCAACAAGCAGAATTAAGTCGATAGAAGAAAAATTGCAAGACATAAATCTAATTAAAAATCAAAAAAAATATTCAAAAATAATAAAAGAATATACATACTTAGAAAAAATAAATACTAAAAAGATTGAATACGAAAACATACTAAATCAAATTAATGATAACAAAACCATCTTGGAAAAAGAAGAGCAACAAGAAATGAAAGAGCTAATAAAGCAAGAACTAATTGATCTAGATAAAAAAAAGGAAAATCTTGAACATGAAATAAAAATATTACTTTTACCTCAAGATGAAAATGATAGTAAAAATATAATAATTGAAATTAGAGCTGGAACAGGTGGAGAAGAAGCTGCTCTTTTTGCAAATAATCTTTATAGCATGTATATAAAATATTCAGAGAAAAAAAAATGGAAAACAGAAATCATAAACTTCAATGAAACAGAACTTGGGGGATTTAAAGAAATAATCTTTGAAATTAAAGGAAAAGATGTATTTAAAAAATTAAAATACGAAAGTGGTGTTCACAGAGTGCAAAGAATTCCTATAACAGAGTCTAACGGAAGACTTCAAACCTCAGCTGCTACTGTAGCAGTACTACCTAATATTGAAGAAACTGAAATTGATATTAATGAAAAAGATTTAAGAATTGATGTTTACAGATCATCTGGGGCTGGTGGACAACACGTTAATACAACTGATTCTGCAGTAAGAATAACACACCTGCCAACAGGAATTGTTGTACAGTGTCAAAATGAAAGAAGTCAACATAAAAACAAAGATCAAGCAATGAAAATATTAAGAGCAAGACTTTATGAATTTGAAGATTCCAAAAAACAAGAACAAAGATCAAACAATAGAAAACAACAAGTCGGCTCAGGAGATAGATCTGAAAGAATTAGAACCTATAATTTCCCTCAAAATAGAATAACAGATCACAGAGCAAACATCACTCTTTATAAATTAGAAGAATTTATGCAAGGAGAACTTGATCAACTTCTTGACCCCTTGACAATAGAACTTCAAGAACAAACATTAAAAAGCAACAATATATAG
- the rpmI gene encoding 50S ribosomal protein L35, with product MANKMKTRKSAKKRYSFTVNGKVKYKKQNLRHILTKKSSKRKRNLRKSGNLSCFEVKRIKTLLPYD from the coding sequence ATGGCAAATAAGATGAAAACACGTAAAAGTGCAAAAAAAAGGTATTCTTTTACTGTAAATGGTAAGGTTAAGTATAAAAAACAAAATTTAAGGCATATTTTGACAAAAAAATCTTCTAAGCGTAAGAGAAATTTAAGAAAATCGGGCAATCTTTCTTGTTTTGAAGTTAAAAGAATTAAAACTTTATTACCTTATGATTAA
- the csrA gene encoding carbon storage regulator CsrA, whose translation MLVLSRKVNESIKINSNIEVLILEIKKDTVKIAIKAPENIKIFRSEIYEFIIEENKKSILKDKHNIGKIKSLFNHYFKNEN comes from the coding sequence ATGCTAGTATTGTCAAGAAAAGTAAATGAAAGTATTAAAATAAACTCTAATATTGAGGTTTTAATATTAGAGATAAAAAAAGATACTGTTAAAATCGCAATTAAAGCTCCTGAAAACATTAAAATATTTAGATCTGAAATTTATGAATTTATTATAGAAGAAAATAAAAAATCAATACTAAAAGACAAACACAATATAGGCAAAATTAAAAGTCTATTCAATCATTATTTTAAGAATGAAAATTAA
- the prmC gene encoding peptide chain release factor N(5)-glutamine methyltransferase: protein MNVNEVINYAKSKNLDTIEALLILELILKTRKELIIANIKKSLTKKEKNLFFDHIDKIEKGTPIHYILKKKEFMGIEFTLNKHVLIPRFDTECLVEEALIQIQQNGFKKILDLCCGSGCIGISIAYYMKKKVMLSDISIKALQIVEKNTKKLKLEKFVEIIHSNLLKCIKGRIDIIITNPPYLNKEELEIKNKIKKEPAKALLGFGKDGLNISRKILSQAKEKLNPNGLIIIESAPWQIKSLKDFAIKKGFSHLKTIYDLEKRARALVLGQRA from the coding sequence ATGAATGTAAACGAAGTTATAAATTATGCTAAAAGTAAAAATTTAGATACAATAGAAGCGCTTCTAATACTTGAATTAATTTTAAAAACCAGAAAAGAGTTAATAATTGCAAATATAAAAAAAAGCTTAACAAAAAAAGAAAAAAACCTTTTTTTTGATCACATAGATAAAATAGAAAAAGGAACTCCTATTCACTACATACTAAAAAAAAAGGAATTTATGGGTATTGAATTTACTCTAAACAAGCATGTCTTAATCCCAAGATTTGATACAGAATGTTTAGTAGAAGAAGCATTAATTCAAATCCAACAAAATGGCTTTAAAAAAATATTGGACTTATGCTGTGGAAGCGGATGCATAGGAATTTCCATTGCCTATTACATGAAAAAAAAAGTAATGCTCTCAGATATTTCAATAAAAGCTTTACAAATAGTTGAAAAAAATACAAAAAAGCTCAAACTTGAAAAATTTGTAGAAATAATCCACTCTAATTTGCTAAAATGTATAAAAGGAAGGATTGATATAATCATTACAAATCCTCCTTATTTAAACAAAGAAGAATTAGAAATCAAAAATAAAATAAAAAAAGAACCCGCAAAAGCTCTATTAGGATTCGGAAAAGATGGGCTTAATATTTCCAGAAAAATATTAAGCCAAGCAAAAGAAAAACTTAACCCAAATGGACTCATAATAATAGAATCGGCTCCTTGGCAAATAAAAAGTTTGAAAGATTTTGCAATCAAAAAAGGGTTTTCACATTTAAAAACCATTTATGATCTTGAAAAAAGAGCAAGAGCGTTGGTATTAGGACAAAGAGCATGA
- the tsaE gene encoding tRNA (adenosine(37)-N6)-threonylcarbamoyltransferase complex ATPase subunit type 1 TsaE yields the protein MILEFKSEKKMINFSKSFFYPLPIGKIFVLSGDMGSGKTSFLKGLALNLGISYFTSPTYNIINVYDFIDFKFYHVDLYRVFSLEEFELIGGLEMLVDLDSIIAIEWPQIALSILPKDRLFSLAFKIVGSGRVIEFNG from the coding sequence TTGATTTTAGAATTTAAATCAGAAAAAAAAATGATAAATTTTTCCAAATCTTTTTTTTATCCTTTACCAATTGGTAAAATATTTGTTTTAAGCGGTGATATGGGATCTGGGAAAACCAGTTTTTTAAAGGGGCTTGCTCTTAACCTTGGAATTTCTTATTTTACAAGTCCAACTTATAATATTATTAATGTTTATGATTTTATAGATTTCAAGTTTTATCATGTTGATTTATATCGGGTGTTTTCTTTGGAAGAATTTGAGCTTATTGGAGGATTGGAAATGCTTGTGGATCTTGACTCAATTATTGCTATTGAATGGCCACAAATTGCTTTAAGTATTCTTCCAAAAGACAGATTATTTTCTTTGGCTTTTAAAATAGTCGGTTCAGGTAGGGTTATAGAATTTAATGGTTAA
- the rplT gene encoding 50S ribosomal protein L20, translated as MARAKNGTVHVARRKRILKKTKGFWGTKKSNYKKAKDTLRKGMMYATRDRKTRKRDFRRLWISRISAALSDTGVSYSRFIEGLLKSNIKINRKILSNLAIEDIEAFKKIVLEIRR; from the coding sequence ATGGCTAGAGCTAAAAACGGTACAGTGCACGTTGCAAGGCGTAAGCGAATTTTAAAAAAGACAAAAGGGTTTTGGGGTACAAAAAAGAGCAATTATAAAAAAGCTAAGGATACCTTGAGAAAGGGTATGATGTATGCTACAAGGGATAGAAAAACTAGAAAAAGAGATTTTAGACGCTTATGGATTTCAAGAATTTCAGCTGCTTTAAGTGATACTGGGGTTAGCTATTCAAGATTTATTGAGGGGTTGTTGAAGTCTAATATAAAAATTAATAGGAAAATTTTGTCTAATTTGGCAATTGAAGATATTGAAGCTTTTAAAAAAATTGTTTTAGAAATAAGAAGGTAA
- the infC gene encoding translation initiation factor IF-3: MINRNANRDRDRSRSNDKELKINYRIKAREVRVIFENGTQEVLSIEDAIKKAKEAGLDLVEVSPNVSPPVCKIIDYGKYKFHQEKRQKEQKKNQKVIKLKEVRMQPKIDTHDLDFKSKNILSFLKDGNKVKVTIRFRGRELAHTYLGYGILNSILEKVGDVNYVLESAAKMEGKTMFLIVAPKFKK, translated from the coding sequence ATGATAAATAGAAATGCCAATAGAGATAGGGATAGGTCCAGATCAAATGACAAGGAATTGAAAATTAATTACAGAATTAAGGCTCGTGAGGTAAGAGTTATTTTTGAAAATGGAACACAAGAGGTTTTGTCGATTGAAGATGCTATTAAAAAAGCAAAAGAAGCTGGGCTTGATTTGGTTGAGGTTTCTCCCAATGTGTCTCCTCCGGTTTGTAAAATTATTGATTATGGAAAATATAAATTCCATCAAGAAAAGCGTCAAAAAGAGCAAAAAAAGAATCAAAAAGTAATTAAGCTTAAGGAAGTCAGAATGCAACCCAAGATAGATACTCATGACCTTGATTTTAAATCAAAAAACATTTTGAGTTTTCTCAAAGACGGCAATAAGGTTAAAGTTACAATAAGATTTAGAGGTCGTGAACTTGCTCATACATATTTAGGATATGGTATTTTAAATAGTATCCTTGAAAAAGTAGGGGATGTGAATTATGTTTTGGAGTCTGCAGCTAAAATGGAAGGGAAGACAATGTTTTTGATTGTAGCGCCTAAGTTTAAAAAATAA